A window of Endomicrobiales bacterium contains these coding sequences:
- a CDS encoding HPr family phosphocarrier protein, with the protein MERKIIKITDTNGLHLRVAGEVVTICKKHKSKVVFSTCENCEEADGCSVLSLLLLQAQKGSELIIKAEGPDAKELIDEVDNYFSHGSGI; encoded by the coding sequence ATGGAAAGGAAAATAATAAAAATTACCGATACAAACGGGCTTCACCTAAGAGTTGCAGGTGAGGTTGTAACTATATGTAAAAAACATAAATCAAAAGTTGTTTTTTCAACCTGCGAAAATTGCGAAGAGGCGGATGGCTGCTCTGTTTTAAGCTTGCTTTTACTGCAAGCTCAAAAAGGTTCAGAGTTGATTATTAAAGCTGAAGGACCAGATGCAAAAGAGCTAATAGATGAAGTTGATAATTACTTTTCGCACGGTTCTGGAATATAG
- the thiE gene encoding thiamine phosphate synthase — protein MNIKGLYCITSYEHSLGRCNVEVVRAMLEGGAKIIQYREKYASKKHKYNECVQIIELVKEFGAYLIVNDDIDIAMLVGAYGIHLGQDDLPIEQARKIVGSKMIIGISTHSPAQAEAAVQGGAGYIGVGPIFATKTKVNVCDAVGLEYLDYAVKNIKIPFVAIGGIKTHNLDMVLNKGAKCVAMVTEIVGAQNIKEKTASLVNRII, from the coding sequence ATGAATATAAAAGGTCTTTACTGCATAACATCATATGAGCATTCTTTGGGCAGATGTAATGTTGAAGTTGTGCGCGCAATGCTTGAGGGCGGCGCTAAAATAATTCAGTACAGAGAAAAGTACGCATCAAAAAAACACAAATATAATGAGTGCGTTCAAATAATAGAACTTGTAAAAGAGTTTGGGGCGTATTTAATTGTAAATGATGATATTGACATTGCTATGTTGGTCGGCGCATACGGCATTCACCTTGGCCAAGACGATTTGCCAATTGAACAGGCAAGGAAAATTGTTGGTAGCAAAATGATAATTGGTATTTCAACACACAGCCCAGCTCAAGCAGAAGCCGCTGTTCAAGGTGGTGCCGGCTATATCGGGGTTGGTCCAATTTTTGCAACAAAAACAAAAGTAAATGTTTGCGATGCTGTTGGTTTAGAGTATTTAGATTATGCTGTGAAAAATATAAAAATTCCTTTTGTGGCAATTGGTGGTATTAAAACGCATAACCTTGATATGGTACTTAATAAGGGTGCAAAATGTGTTGCAATGGTAACTGAAATAGTTGGCGCACAAAATATAAAAGAAAAAACTGCCTCTTTAGTAAACCGAATTATTTAA